Within Cucumis melo cultivar AY chromosome 4, USDA_Cmelo_AY_1.0, whole genome shotgun sequence, the genomic segment AAAATTGCTATAGTAACAAATATACTatatttgaaggaaaaaaaaaagtatctcGTATGAACAACGTGAATTATAGTTAGTTGAGCGAAACATATATGAATTTGGGGGCATGGAATTGTGACTTTATATCTTGCCTTTTTATTTGGTTTTGATATTGATATTGATTTGTGATCACTCAATAGCTAAGACCAAATGAATATTGGACTTAGGGTTTAATTATATAATGGGCCTTTACCATCCTTCATTtcacttcatatatatatatatatatatatatatatatatatatatatatatctcataGCCTTCAACTTCTTGTTGCTTTGTTGCTCTTTCAATCTCCATTCATCAtcatatattttcttaatttagAGACAAAATGGTATGAAAACAAACAGTACACTTTCAACTATCATCCTTATCCTCAAATTTGGACTTTACATACCAACTCATGAAACTATATCTTATATACATTTGCTCCATCCAACAATATTATTCAATCaataatattatattgaatAGATACATAATtggttgttttttttaatatatatatatataaagaagaaaaagtttaatcttaaaaaagaaacttaaggctacaaaaaatttaaaaattaaattgccCCTTTTTTAAAATTCCAACGTAATCGACATAAATTTATTTGGAAATTTAAATATACGTGGAAGCAAAAATTGGAGAATTTAGAGAAGAATTATTGGAAAAGAGTACGTAACATTTAGTATAATATTTAGATTTGGGAAAGATTTCATGATTTGGAAAGACCCAAATAATCAATGATTTAAAGGtaagatgaaaaaaattaaatttttattcaaATCTATCTCACGGACAAGAAAGATCAAGAAGATCTACTATTTCAAAGAAATTTCTAAAACTATGTCAAACGTGAAAgatgaaaatattttagatCATTCGTGACAATTTATCCTCTTATTTTTCGATAAGCTTTAGTCATGTCTACAAAAAGATATCTCATCGCCATATAAAAGGAAGTCTCCATTTTGATGATCCGCAAAACGTTGGTGGCGATCAAGGTCTTACTTTGAGCattgtatatttgaaaatatttttttatttatatcaCTTCTTTTAGAGATGATATCGCGTTGGTTATAATGAACAATTGTGTTGGGTGGATAGGATATATATAGTCTCTACAACAATGAAATTggattcatatatatatatatatatatatatatacctaaaACTTAATCCATGTGCATATGCAATCTTTGAGTGATGAATGAAGGCATTAGTCATGTGTTTTGGTATCCCTCCCTACAAATTGCTTTGTATTCTCCCTCTTTAAGaaagttttgttttctttacaaaaaatcaatttaacCTAACTTCGTATTCTTATATCAATATAGACAGTaactttttcattttatatttatttggacttcAAACTCAATAGAAACTCACAACGTATTTAATAAAAACGCTATATTAcaataattatttcttttaactttgttatttgtttcaaaaatatGTATAATTGAAAGTGGGATCGGACTCATGGTTACTAATATGCTTCGATGTCTAATTGACCTAAACTCTCCTTGACTTAAACAAGTAGTTAAGTTCAATAATATTAAGAAAAATTCTATCAACCACTAATTAGCTTCATTAACATTTCATAAtcacatgaaaaaaaaaaaaccataagaATTGTCATTTGTTAGTAAAAATACTCCCGACGCTTAACACTATTACAATGTTACCCTTAATCCTTCGTAAACATAATTTGTTGAAATTGTTGAACTAAAGCTAGGACCTAAAATCCCATGGTTTCAAAGTTATCACCACATGCATTCCAAGTCTCAACTCTCGCCCAAATTTCTAATAGATTTCTACTCAAGTtcgaaaatattttgaaacagtTGCAATAATGTAAATTTGGAAGAATATAGGTATTTTTCAAAAACGTCTCTCAACCATTTTGCCTCATTAACATTTCATAAtcacattattaaaaaaattaccaTAGAACTATAAATATAGTATCTCATTGAATAATATATGTTATCTTCTAtgcattaaaattttgtttataaagaaaaaaaaatcccttgagaacaaacctaaacaacaaaaaaataaCTACTCTGTTTTAGAAAACTCAATACATCACAATCAAACTGATAAACtgaagaagagaagaataaagtaaataaattagATCACGGCGGCTTCGGTAAGTTTGGTCGATCATTAGATTCATAAAGCTCTGAAAACCCACCACTGTTGCCAGGATTACGTAAGAACTCATCAAAAGTCACACAACTTCCTGTCCAATTATGCCCTCTAATGATCTTAATCTTTATATGTTCTGGCAATCTCAACTTATGTTTATCTTCcccttctcttcttcctttcactATCGAATGTCCCGTTGAATGGCACCTCGAAAATCTCTTGAAACTTCCTGAttccttcttctctttctccttctccttctcctcctCTGTTTTTGTTATACTCTGTTTTCCCCTCTCCCAACAAACAGAGGGGCGGTGATCTTCATCGGCATCGCCGTTGTCTTCGTCGTCTACGTCGTCATCAATTTCAATACTAATCGCATCTTCAATGGATTCATGATGAGAAATTCGGGGTGGATTATCAGTGTTAGAATCAGGATCAAGCGGCTTATCGGTAGAATCTCTAGGGGATTCAGAGTCGAGGTCCCGACGACAAACAGGGCAGGTTTTGTGAGAATCAAGCCAGAGATCAATGCATTCTTGATGGAAGACATGGCAACAATTAGTGAGGAGACGAAGGAAGCTATCGTCGTCGAATTCAAGCAAACAAATAGCACATTCTAATCCGAATTTATCACTACGAAACTCCTTGATACCGGAGTAAGGGAACGTAGGGAAGGAGTTGATGAGAAGAGGGTCAAGACCAGGAGGAGGAGCAGGGGCATCAGAGGAAGGGTGGAGGAGATTACCAGAAGGGGAGCGGCGAAGATTGCGAGAGTGAAGGAGAGAGTCCATAATGCAACGACAAAAGTAGATGGAAAAGAAGCCGATGAGGAGAAAGGCGAGGAGGATGAGAGTGAGGATAATGGTGAGAGGAGGAGTAGAATGGTCGTGAGTCGCAAAAGGGGGTCGAGAGAAATCAGTGGACATCGGCCGGAAAAACACATGGAGGGGGACggaagaacaagaagaagaacaagaagaacaagaagaagaagaagaagaagaagaagaagaagaagaatgagagTTAATAAAGAAACTCATGTTGGTTTCCTCATGCTCGTTGTTGTTGTTATAAATGAGTCTTTTTTTCATTAATAGATAGCATTGGTGTTTAAGGTAATGGAGAAGGAGAAATTGAGCAACATCATCCACAATCACCATTTCCATAATTAGAGACATAATCCTTTTATACTCTTCCTTTTATGACCAAAACACAATCcttttttctctccttttaatGTGGcttctattttcattttttgtttaacATGTGTGGCTACTCCTCACACATGCAAACCTTCAAAGCTCCACCACCTCCACCTCATGCATCTCCCAAAAATTTCTCCTTTTATGACACACCCCAGGTGCCACCAAAccttttattttgtttcaatAATATTGTCCAA encodes:
- the LOC103503555 gene encoding RING-H2 finger protein ATL29-like, with translation MSLIMEMVIVDDVAQFLLLHYLKHQCYLLMKKRLIYNNNNEHEETNMSFFINSHSSSSSSSSSSSSCSSCSSSCSSVPLHVFFRPMSTDFSRPPFATHDHSTPPLTIILTLILLAFLLIGFFSIYFCRCIMDSLLHSRNLRRSPSGNLLHPSSDAPAPPPGLDPLLINSFPTFPYSGIKEFRSDKFGLECAICLLEFDDDSFLRLLTNCCHVFHQECIDLWLDSHKTCPVCRRDLDSESPRDSTDKPLDPDSNTDNPPRISHHESIEDAISIEIDDDVDDEDNGDADEDHRPSVCWERGKQSITKTEEEKEKEKEKKESGSFKRFSRCHSTGHSIVKGRREGEDKHKLRLPEHIKIKIIRGHNWTGSCVTFDEFLRNPGNSGGFSELYESNDRPNLPKPP